The following proteins are encoded in a genomic region of Saccharopolyspora antimicrobica:
- a CDS encoding ABC transporter ATP-binding protein, translated as MTTPVISVQGLRCRYGEFEAVRGIDFDVQPGELFALLGTNGAGKTTTLETIEGHREPSGGVVRVFGKDPRQDRSIRRRIGIMLQEGGFAGDLTVRETAELGGALTARPSDVDESLAAVGLAGRREVRVRQLSGGERRRLDLALALLGEPDLLFLDEPTTGMDPESRRATWDLVRGLLARGTTVLLTTHYLEEAERLAHRLAIMHEGRIAVSGRLVDVLAAHRARISFDTQRDAVLPPLAGTAEVTGTHVEIRTPDLQRDLHALLSWADGRLELSGLRAHHATLEDVFQGVREEVLVA; from the coding sequence ATGACAACACCAGTGATCAGCGTGCAGGGCCTGCGCTGCCGCTACGGCGAGTTCGAAGCGGTCCGCGGGATCGACTTCGACGTGCAGCCCGGCGAGCTGTTCGCCCTGCTCGGCACGAACGGCGCGGGCAAGACGACCACGCTGGAGACCATCGAGGGCCACCGGGAGCCCAGCGGTGGCGTCGTGCGGGTCTTCGGCAAGGACCCGCGGCAGGACCGCTCGATCCGCCGCCGCATCGGCATCATGCTGCAGGAGGGCGGCTTCGCCGGTGACCTGACGGTGCGCGAGACCGCGGAGCTGGGCGGCGCGCTGACCGCACGCCCGTCCGATGTGGACGAATCGCTGGCCGCGGTCGGGCTGGCCGGGCGGCGCGAGGTGCGCGTCCGGCAGCTCTCCGGCGGCGAGCGCCGCCGCCTCGACCTGGCGCTGGCGCTGCTCGGCGAACCGGACCTGCTGTTCCTCGACGAGCCGACCACCGGGATGGACCCGGAATCCCGCCGCGCCACCTGGGACCTGGTGCGCGGACTGCTCGCGCGCGGCACCACCGTCCTGCTCACCACGCACTACCTGGAAGAGGCCGAACGGCTCGCGCACCGGCTGGCGATCATGCACGAGGGCCGGATCGCGGTGTCCGGGCGGCTGGTCGACGTGCTGGCCGCGCACCGGGCGCGGATCAGCTTCGACACCCAGCGCGACGCGGTGCTCCCGCCGCTGGCCGGGACGGCCGAGGTGACCGGCACGCACGTCGAGATCCGCACGCCCGACCTGCAGCGGGACCTGCACGCACTGCTCTCGTGGGCGGACGGCCGGCTGGAGCTCAGCGGCCTGCGCGCGCACCACGCAACGCTGGAGGACGTCTTCCAAGGCGTCCGGGAGGAGGTACTGGTCGCATGA
- a CDS encoding sensor histidine kinase: MSTPEFDPRRIRRLRRYTWWSIVPMQPVYVMAPLLILVAGATQGHYSTTEVVLLALVAVASAIDGTWMATSLMQGLGHGKHRPVVHAVVFASALGAMAYTMHKDGTGALWSMVVSGLAGVHVSAAPYRWRWPLAIGTALAVAVIGTFASSPDNPLRGLFPGVFTAVLVSVVMSLVLAAVWFWDIVLELDRARTVSAELAVANERLRFAADLHDIQGHHLQVIALKGELTERLIGVDDATARASAAEIAEIARTALKDTREVVHGYRHTKLTSELENAREILEAAGVRTTVDGDATLVPPPLQPLFGALVREGTTNVLRHSRAENCELRIVTDGPRTSIVLRNDRVKPPNGAAGSGIEGLRQRFSAMGGHVEGRRVDDWFELSGAAELGRTS, encoded by the coding sequence GTGAGCACTCCCGAGTTCGATCCCCGGCGCATCCGGCGCCTGCGCCGGTACACGTGGTGGTCGATCGTCCCGATGCAGCCGGTCTACGTGATGGCGCCGCTGCTGATCCTCGTGGCCGGGGCGACGCAGGGCCACTACAGCACCACCGAGGTCGTGCTGCTGGCGCTGGTCGCGGTGGCGTCCGCGATCGACGGCACGTGGATGGCCACGAGCCTCATGCAAGGTCTCGGGCACGGCAAGCACCGGCCGGTGGTGCACGCCGTGGTGTTCGCGTCCGCGCTGGGCGCGATGGCCTACACGATGCACAAGGACGGCACGGGCGCGCTGTGGTCGATGGTGGTCAGCGGCCTGGCCGGGGTGCACGTCTCGGCCGCGCCGTACCGGTGGCGCTGGCCGCTGGCGATCGGCACCGCGCTGGCGGTGGCGGTGATCGGCACGTTCGCGAGCTCGCCGGACAACCCGCTGCGCGGGCTGTTCCCCGGTGTCTTCACCGCGGTCCTGGTGTCGGTGGTGATGTCGCTGGTGCTGGCGGCGGTGTGGTTCTGGGACATCGTGCTCGAACTCGACCGGGCCCGGACGGTCAGCGCCGAGCTGGCGGTGGCCAACGAGCGGCTGCGCTTCGCCGCCGACCTGCACGACATCCAGGGCCACCACCTGCAGGTGATCGCGCTGAAGGGCGAGCTGACCGAGCGGCTGATCGGCGTCGACGACGCGACGGCCCGCGCATCCGCCGCCGAGATCGCCGAGATCGCGCGGACGGCGCTGAAGGACACCCGCGAGGTGGTGCACGGCTACCGCCACACCAAGCTCACCTCGGAGCTCGAAAACGCCCGCGAAATCCTGGAAGCCGCCGGAGTGCGCACCACAGTGGACGGTGATGCGACGCTCGTCCCGCCGCCGCTGCAACCGCTCTTCGGTGCGCTGGTGCGCGAGGGCACGACGAACGTCCTGCGCCATTCCCGCGCGGAGAACTGCGAGCTGCGCATCGTCACCGACGGGCCGCGCACCAGCATCGTGCTGCGCAACGACCGGGTGAAACCGCCGAACGGGGCGGCGGGCTCGGGCATCGAGGGGCTGCGCCAGCGCTTCAGCGCCATGGGCGGTCACGTCGAAGGGCGCCGGGTGGACGATTGGTTCGAGCTGAGCGGAGCCGCCGAGCTGGGGAGGACATCGTGA
- a CDS encoding response regulator transcription factor, translated as MIRVVLADDEDLIRGALAALLDLEPDLSVVAQCSNGAEAVRAVREHAPDIAVFDLEMPEVDGVQAARQVAAEVPIVLVTRHARPGVLKRALTAGIRGFVPKTTPASRLAAILRDVHDGGRYIDPEIAASALTSGACPLTERELELLAHTLQGGTIATIAAEVHLAQGTVRNYLSSAMTKLGVATRHEAARHAWQEGWI; from the coding sequence GTGATCCGTGTGGTGCTGGCCGACGACGAGGACCTGATCCGCGGGGCCCTCGCGGCGCTGCTGGACCTGGAGCCCGACCTCTCGGTGGTCGCCCAGTGCAGCAACGGCGCGGAGGCGGTGCGCGCGGTGCGCGAGCACGCGCCGGACATCGCGGTGTTCGACCTGGAGATGCCCGAGGTCGACGGCGTGCAGGCCGCCCGGCAGGTGGCCGCGGAGGTGCCGATCGTGCTGGTCACCCGCCATGCGCGACCAGGCGTCCTCAAGCGCGCCCTGACCGCGGGCATCCGCGGCTTCGTCCCCAAGACCACACCCGCGTCCCGGCTGGCGGCGATCCTGCGCGACGTGCACGACGGCGGCCGCTACATCGACCCGGAGATCGCGGCGAGCGCGCTGACCAGCGGCGCCTGCCCGCTCACCGAGCGCGAGCTGGAGCTGCTCGCGCACACCCTGCAAGGCGGGACGATCGCCACCATCGCGGCGGAGGTCCACCTGGCCCAGGGCACGGTCCGCAACTACCTCTCCTCGGCGATGACCAAGCTGGGCGTGGCGACCCGTCACGAGGCGGCCCGCCACGCCTGGCAGGAGGGCTGGATCTGA
- the lat gene encoding L-lysine 6-transaminase: MTAQHETVRDVAPTDVPAPREAATDAVESLKAQVTGDLMNIVVDLDAGDGCRLRDARDGTEYLDLTMFFSSAPLGHGHPGLRTAEFEAALVRVGRVKPSNPDFATDEQARFAETFRRVVGIDELPLLFFIDGGTLAVENALKVAFDWKTKLNAREGVAVRGSRVMHLEKAFHGRSGYTLSLTNTDPAKIRDYPMFDWPRIPSPAVNPGERWDSSGLLPEEEASLDAVRAALHRYGREIACFVYEPIQGEGGDRHLRPQFLQAVQALCREHDVLTVADEVQTGMLTGQAWAHQALGLEPDLVAFGKRLQVCGVMGGRRVLEIADNAFREPSRISSTWGGSLTDMVRATRILEVVEAEGLFEHSRLMGELLLGELRDLAVEFPTLIKAPRGRGLMCAITFHDPANRDRALALARDNHRTLFLPSGPDSLRARPPLSARPEELVDAVAALRKTLADLT; encoded by the coding sequence ATGACCGCTCAGCACGAGACCGTTCGCGATGTGGCACCGACCGACGTACCCGCTCCCCGGGAGGCCGCGACCGACGCGGTCGAGTCCTTGAAGGCGCAGGTCACCGGCGACCTGATGAACATCGTCGTGGATCTCGACGCGGGGGACGGCTGCCGGCTGCGCGATGCGCGCGACGGCACCGAGTACCTGGACCTCACGATGTTCTTCAGCTCGGCGCCGCTCGGGCACGGCCACCCCGGCCTGCGCACCGCCGAGTTCGAGGCCGCGCTGGTGCGCGTCGGACGGGTGAAGCCGTCGAACCCGGACTTCGCCACCGACGAGCAGGCGCGCTTCGCCGAGACCTTCCGCCGCGTGGTCGGCATCGACGAGCTGCCGCTGCTGTTCTTCATCGACGGCGGCACGCTCGCGGTCGAGAACGCGCTGAAGGTGGCCTTCGACTGGAAGACCAAGCTCAACGCCCGCGAGGGGGTCGCCGTGCGCGGCTCCCGCGTGATGCACCTGGAGAAGGCCTTCCACGGACGCAGCGGTTACACGCTGTCGCTGACCAACACCGATCCGGCGAAGATCCGCGACTACCCGATGTTCGACTGGCCGCGCATCCCCAGCCCGGCGGTCAACCCGGGTGAGCGGTGGGACAGCTCCGGGCTCCTGCCGGAGGAGGAGGCCTCGCTCGACGCCGTGCGCGCCGCGCTGCACCGCTACGGCCGGGAGATCGCCTGCTTCGTGTACGAGCCGATCCAGGGCGAGGGCGGCGACCGGCACCTGCGCCCGCAGTTCCTGCAGGCCGTGCAGGCGCTGTGCCGCGAGCACGACGTGCTCACCGTCGCCGACGAGGTGCAGACCGGCATGCTGACCGGTCAGGCGTGGGCGCACCAGGCGCTCGGGCTGGAGCCGGACCTGGTGGCCTTCGGCAAGCGCCTGCAGGTGTGCGGCGTGATGGGCGGCAGGCGGGTGCTGGAGATCGCCGACAACGCCTTCCGCGAGCCCAGCCGGATCAGCTCCACCTGGGGCGGTTCGCTGACCGACATGGTGCGCGCGACCCGGATCCTGGAGGTCGTCGAGGCCGAGGGCCTCTTTGAGCACAGCCGCCTGATGGGCGAGCTGCTGCTCGGCGAGCTGCGCGACCTGGCGGTGGAGTTCCCGACGCTGATCAAGGCGCCTCGCGGCCGCGGCCTGATGTGCGCGATCACCTTCCACGACCCGGCCAACCGGGACCGCGCCCTGGCGCTGGCCCGGGACAACCACCGAACCCTGTTCCTCCCGTCGGGTCCGGACTCCCTGCGAGCCCGCCCGCCGCTCTCGGCCCGCCCGGAGGAGCTGGTCGACGCGGTCGCGGCCCTCCGCAAGACCCTCGCCGACCTCACCTGA
- a CDS encoding cytidine deaminase family protein gives MDAAPIIARAAEYLNPAERGDRSSGSVAAAILSEQGDLFFGVCIDTPCSMGFCAEHAAAAAMITARQSEIAMVVAVTRDDSGALQVLPPCGRCREFMYQLDDRNLAARVVLGPERVLTLADLLPERWSAPAAR, from the coding sequence GTGGATGCTGCGCCGATCATCGCCCGTGCCGCCGAGTACCTGAATCCCGCTGAGCGGGGTGACCGGTCGTCCGGGAGCGTGGCGGCGGCGATCCTGTCCGAGCAGGGCGATCTCTTCTTCGGCGTCTGCATCGACACGCCCTGCAGCATGGGTTTCTGCGCCGAGCACGCCGCCGCGGCCGCGATGATCACCGCGAGGCAGTCCGAGATCGCGATGGTCGTGGCCGTCACGCGCGACGACTCCGGCGCGCTCCAGGTGCTGCCGCCGTGCGGGCGGTGCCGCGAGTTCATGTACCAGCTCGACGACCGGAACCTGGCCGCCCGAGTCGTCCTGGGGCCGGAAAGGGTCCTGACCCTCGCCGATCTCCTGCCGGAGCGGTGGTCGGCTCCGGCCGCTCGCTGA
- a CDS encoding ankyrin repeat domain-containing protein — translation MSEGLTPEQAERVVAIAMDLAREGRTEELAEFVDHGLPVNTTDEAGNTPLMLAAYHGHAETVRALLDRNADPDLRNDRDQSPIAGALFKGEEAVVKLLREAGADLDAGTPSARAAAAMFGRENLLSD, via the coding sequence ATGAGCGAGGGACTGACCCCGGAGCAGGCCGAGCGCGTCGTGGCGATCGCCATGGACCTGGCCCGCGAAGGCAGGACGGAGGAGCTGGCGGAGTTCGTCGACCACGGCCTCCCGGTCAACACGACGGACGAAGCCGGCAACACTCCGCTGATGCTCGCGGCCTACCACGGCCACGCCGAAACGGTCCGAGCTCTCCTCGACCGGAATGCCGACCCGGACCTGCGCAACGACCGGGACCAGTCGCCCATCGCCGGAGCCCTCTTCAAGGGCGAAGAAGCGGTGGTGAAGCTCCTCCGCGAAGCGGGAGCGGACCTCGACGCGGGAACCCCCTCGGCCCGAGCGGCAGCGGCGATGTTCGGCCGGGAGAACCTGCTGTCGGACTGA
- a CDS encoding catalase produces the protein MPENNQKPLTTVAGAPVPDNQNSLTAGPRGPMLLQDVWFLEKLAHFDREVIPERRMHAKGSGAFGTFTVTNDITQYTSAKIFSEVGKKTDLFVRFSTVAGERGAADAERDIRGFAIKFYTEEGNWDIVGNNTPVFFFRDPLKFPDLNHAVKRDPRTNMRNAENNWDFWTNLPEALHQVTIVMSDRGIPASYRHMHGFGSHTYSFINADGERYWVKFHHRTQQGIKNLTDAEAEALVGKDRESHQRDLYESIENGDFPKWKLYVQIMPEADAENYRFHPFDLTKVWSKKDYPLIEVGEWELNRNPNNYHADVEQAAFSPANVVPGISFSPDRMLQGRLFSYGDAQRYRLGVNHHQIPVNAPKCPVNSFHRDGAMRIDGNQGSTPGIEPNSYGRWQEQPAYRDPALAVGAVADRFNYREDDDNYYEQPGNLFRSMSAEQQQALFENTARAINGASQATVERHIANCTKADPAYGEGVRKAIEALAAGEL, from the coding sequence TTGCCCGAGAACAACCAGAAACCGTTGACCACGGTGGCCGGTGCCCCGGTCCCGGACAACCAGAACTCCCTGACCGCCGGCCCGCGCGGCCCGATGCTGCTGCAGGACGTCTGGTTCCTGGAGAAGCTGGCGCACTTCGACCGCGAGGTCATCCCCGAGCGCCGGATGCACGCCAAGGGTTCCGGTGCGTTCGGCACCTTCACGGTGACCAACGACATCACCCAGTACACCAGCGCGAAGATCTTCTCCGAGGTCGGCAAGAAGACCGACCTGTTCGTCCGCTTCTCGACCGTCGCCGGTGAGCGCGGCGCGGCCGACGCCGAGCGCGACATCCGCGGCTTCGCGATCAAGTTCTACACCGAAGAAGGCAACTGGGACATCGTCGGCAACAACACGCCGGTGTTCTTCTTCCGCGACCCGCTGAAGTTCCCGGACCTCAACCACGCGGTGAAGCGCGACCCGCGCACCAACATGCGCAACGCCGAGAACAACTGGGACTTCTGGACCAACCTGCCCGAGGCGCTGCACCAGGTCACCATCGTGATGTCCGACCGCGGCATCCCGGCGTCCTACCGCCACATGCACGGCTTCGGCTCGCACACCTACAGCTTCATCAACGCCGACGGCGAGCGGTACTGGGTCAAGTTCCACCACCGCACCCAGCAGGGCATCAAGAACCTGACCGACGCCGAGGCCGAGGCCCTGGTCGGCAAGGACCGCGAGTCGCACCAGCGCGACCTGTACGAGTCGATCGAGAACGGCGACTTCCCGAAGTGGAAGCTGTACGTGCAGATCATGCCGGAGGCGGACGCGGAGAACTACCGCTTCCACCCCTTCGACCTGACCAAGGTCTGGTCGAAGAAGGACTACCCGCTGATCGAGGTCGGCGAGTGGGAGCTCAACCGCAACCCGAACAACTACCACGCCGACGTCGAGCAGGCCGCCTTCAGCCCGGCGAACGTGGTCCCGGGCATCAGCTTCTCGCCCGACCGCATGCTGCAGGGCCGGCTGTTCTCCTACGGTGACGCGCAGCGCTACCGCCTCGGCGTGAACCACCACCAGATCCCGGTCAACGCGCCGAAGTGCCCGGTGAACTCCTTCCACCGCGATGGCGCCATGCGCATCGACGGCAACCAGGGTTCGACCCCGGGCATCGAGCCGAACTCCTACGGCCGCTGGCAGGAGCAGCCGGCGTACCGCGACCCGGCCCTGGCCGTGGGTGCCGTCGCCGACCGGTTCAACTACCGCGAGGACGACGACAACTACTACGAGCAGCCGGGCAACCTGTTCCGCAGCATGTCGGCGGAGCAGCAGCAGGCGCTGTTCGAGAACACCGCGCGGGCCATCAACGGTGCCTCCCAGGCCACCGTCGAGCGCCACATCGCCAACTGCACCAAGGCCGACCCGGCCTACGGCGAGGGCGTCCGCAAGGCGATCGAGGCCCTGGCCGCGGGCGAGCTCTGA
- a CDS encoding Fur family transcriptional regulator gives MPSIDAAALLKGASLRVTRPRVAVLAMVSENPHSDADTIATAVRRDLGSVSTQAVYDVLRALTEAGLVRRIEPAGSPARFETRVGDNHHHLVCRDCGAIADVSCAVGEAPCLHADDPHGYLLDEAEVTFWGVCPDCRGSGRAID, from the coding sequence ATGCCGTCCATCGATGCCGCCGCCCTGCTGAAAGGGGCGTCGTTGCGGGTGACCCGCCCTCGGGTCGCCGTGCTCGCGATGGTTTCGGAGAACCCCCATTCCGATGCCGACACCATCGCGACAGCGGTCCGTCGCGACCTGGGGTCGGTGTCCACCCAGGCGGTGTACGACGTCCTGCGCGCGCTCACCGAGGCGGGCCTGGTCCGCCGCATCGAACCGGCCGGTTCGCCGGCCCGGTTCGAGACGCGCGTCGGCGACAACCACCACCACCTGGTGTGCCGGGACTGCGGTGCCATCGCCGACGTCAGTTGTGCGGTGGGGGAGGCCCCGTGCCTCCACGCCGATGATCCGCACGGATACCTGCTCGACGAGGCCGAGGTGACCTTCTGGGGCGTGTGCCCCGACTGCCGCGGCAGCGGACGAGCGATTGACTGA
- a CDS encoding acyl-CoA dehydrogenase: MTDPARLHVSPEFPAMLDRIDALADQLESDADAAEERGFLAEDTARALLGAGIVRAGMPANLGGHEFSPRQLIATIERLSRHDAAAGWTMMAMQHVTGTTAAYLGDVAAADLFASGDQALLAGHGTRPGRAVPVDGGFLVSGSWQFASGMAHATHVHSAIQVEGTGELRVLAMPKSQVELVDNWDVLGLRATHSIDYRCTDVHVPATHTYLATTTTPANGGAMYRVGLVNMAAIGHTGWALGAGRRLLDEMKALVAIKSGTHNAAVDTAHFHAEFAVAEAKLRSARAWAMDVWRDVEETLDAGGSLSTDQDTLIKLSLNHATRTAQEVGQVVHRWAGTTAIRRGPIDRFLRDIATGAQHITSNPVVLQNCGKWLSGAQSQARWEFLDLVP, encoded by the coding sequence ATGACTGATCCGGCTCGATTGCACGTCAGCCCGGAATTCCCCGCGATGCTCGACCGGATCGACGCGCTCGCCGACCAGCTGGAGTCGGACGCGGACGCCGCCGAAGAGCGGGGCTTCCTGGCCGAGGACACCGCGCGAGCCCTGCTGGGCGCGGGGATCGTCCGGGCCGGGATGCCGGCGAACCTCGGCGGCCACGAGTTCTCCCCGCGCCAGCTGATCGCGACGATCGAGCGGCTCAGCCGCCACGACGCAGCCGCCGGCTGGACGATGATGGCGATGCAGCACGTCACCGGCACTACCGCGGCCTACCTCGGCGACGTCGCGGCGGCGGACCTGTTCGCCAGCGGTGACCAGGCGCTGCTGGCCGGGCACGGCACCCGGCCCGGCCGCGCGGTCCCGGTGGACGGCGGCTTCCTGGTGAGCGGGAGCTGGCAGTTCGCCTCCGGGATGGCGCACGCCACGCACGTCCACAGCGCGATCCAGGTCGAGGGCACCGGCGAACTTCGGGTGCTGGCGATGCCGAAGTCGCAGGTGGAGCTGGTCGACAACTGGGACGTGCTCGGCCTGCGCGCGACGCACAGCATCGACTACCGCTGCACCGACGTGCACGTCCCGGCCACGCACACCTACCTCGCGACGACCACGACACCGGCCAACGGCGGCGCGATGTACCGGGTCGGCCTGGTCAACATGGCGGCGATCGGGCACACCGGCTGGGCTCTCGGCGCCGGACGCCGCCTGCTCGACGAGATGAAGGCGCTCGTCGCGATCAAGTCCGGCACGCACAACGCGGCGGTCGACACGGCGCACTTCCACGCGGAGTTCGCGGTGGCCGAGGCCAAGCTCCGCTCGGCCCGTGCCTGGGCGATGGACGTGTGGCGGGACGTCGAGGAAACCCTGGACGCGGGCGGATCGCTGAGCACCGATCAGGACACGCTGATCAAGCTGTCGCTCAACCACGCGACCCGGACCGCGCAGGAGGTCGGTCAGGTGGTGCACCGCTGGGCGGGCACGACGGCGATCCGCCGCGGCCCGATCGACAGGTTCCTGCGCGACATCGCCACCGGGGCCCAGCACATCACCTCGAACCCGGTGGTCCTGCAGAACTGCGGAAAATGGCTCAGCGGCGCACAATCCCAAGCCCGCTGGGAATTCCTCGACCTGGTTCCGTAG
- a CDS encoding alpha/beta fold hydrolase codes for MAETTETGVWRASVQVDGQAASYLTAGQGGPAVLMLHGTYWSRVWLPVLSRLAAAGLRPFAVDFPGLGRSGGELALESAGVPALADWVVRFASALGIAGPVALAGHDIGGAVAQHLLVHDRLEISRLALVNSVAYDSWPAPHVGRYRDPEVAAAAGVDEVLAARRRAATGALAGAATEQLVAEYVEPWTDPRVCRSWLAMAGAADNRYTLDLVPALRRSTTPKLLIWGEDDVDEKVEYAERFAAEVPNTALVRIPDADHIPTENDPARVAGALTDFFTAARRVVS; via the coding sequence ATGGCTGAAACGACGGAAACGGGCGTGTGGCGGGCCTCGGTTCAGGTCGACGGGCAGGCGGCCAGCTACCTGACCGCCGGGCAGGGCGGTCCGGCGGTGCTGATGCTGCACGGGACGTACTGGAGCCGGGTGTGGCTTCCGGTGCTGAGCCGCCTCGCCGCGGCGGGGTTGCGGCCCTTCGCGGTCGACTTCCCCGGGCTGGGACGCTCGGGAGGCGAGCTCGCGCTGGAATCGGCCGGGGTTCCGGCGCTCGCGGATTGGGTGGTGCGGTTCGCCTCCGCGCTGGGGATCGCTGGGCCGGTCGCGCTGGCGGGGCACGACATCGGTGGCGCGGTCGCCCAGCACCTGCTCGTCCACGACCGGCTGGAGATCTCCCGGTTGGCGCTGGTCAACTCGGTCGCCTACGACTCGTGGCCGGCGCCCCACGTGGGTCGGTACCGGGATCCGGAGGTCGCTGCGGCGGCCGGGGTCGACGAGGTGCTCGCCGCCCGGCGGCGGGCCGCGACGGGCGCGCTGGCCGGTGCGGCCACCGAGCAGCTGGTCGCCGAGTACGTGGAGCCGTGGACCGATCCGCGGGTCTGCCGTTCCTGGCTGGCGATGGCGGGTGCGGCCGACAACCGCTACACCCTCGACCTCGTCCCCGCGCTGCGCCGGTCCACGACGCCGAAGTTGCTGATCTGGGGCGAGGACGACGTGGACGAGAAGGTGGAGTACGCCGAGAGGTTCGCCGCGGAGGTCCCGAACACCGCGCTCGTGCGCATCCCGGATGCGGACCACATCCCGACCGAGAACGACCCCGCCCGGGTAGCAGGCGCGCTCACCGACTTCTTCACGGCCGCGCGTCGAGTGGTGTCCTAA
- a CDS encoding alpha/beta hydrolase: protein MVTADEGGHGVYPFGASTCAKNAVTEFLTTGRRPPQDLACPVE from the coding sequence ATGGTGACGGCCGACGAGGGCGGCCACGGCGTCTATCCGTTCGGCGCCAGCACGTGCGCGAAGAACGCGGTGACGGAGTTCCTGACCACCGGGCGGCGCCCGCCGCAAGACCTCGCCTGCCCGGTCGAGTAG